Genomic window (Methyloprofundus sp.):
CACCTTCTTCTTTAATCATACGAATAACTTCTAATAATGCAGTAGGTGCATTACCAACAGCAACAATACCATTATCCAGAATGTTTAAATGCTGTGCTTTGCGCATGGCTTGCACCGCTCGAGTACTGTTAACCGCCTTCGCAGCAGCAATCACATCAGGATCAGAAATAAAATGATGTGTCTGTACACCAAAATGACTTAAGCGCGGCTTAGATAAACCAACACAAATCATCTCAACATCAGCAACAATATTAGCACCTTGACTGATAGCTTGCAGGCCAACACTCACAGCATCAGGGTGAAAGCGAACCAAGCCATTAAATTCAAAATCAGCGGTAGCATGGATCATACGCCGCACTATATTCCATTGCGCCTCTGTATAGTCATATTCCCCTACTTCCTGATCGACTATAGCAAAAGAATCATGCTCAATCTTTTGTCCCGCTTGGGTCATTTGTTCTGTTACGATATTTTGTTGCATTATTTTTTCCAAAAATCATCCTGTTGCTTCTATCATAACAAAATAAACTAATATTGTGGTTTTGATAAAGCCAGTGCCACTAAGGCTCAACACTCACA
Coding sequences:
- a CDS encoding precorrin-8X/cobalt-precorrin-8 methylmutase; this translates as MEKIMQQNIVTEQMTQAGQKIEHDSFAIVDQEVGEYDYTEAQWNIVRRMIHATADFEFNGLVRFHPDAVSVGLQAISQGANIVADVEMICVGLSKPRLSHFGVQTHHFISDPDVIAAAKAVNSTRAVQAMRKAQHLNILDNGIVAVGNAPTALLEVIRMIKEEGVRPALIVGMPVGFVSAAESKEATALLQDIPWIITDGRKGGSTLVVAAIHALLALAEQAQK